The nucleotide window TCGGCGACCCCGGCGTTCGTTCTCGTCGGACGAACACAGCGGTCAGCAGACGGCACGCACCGTTATGTACCGGGCGGTCGTACCGAGGGGTATGCAGATTCGAACGGCAGCCGAGGACGACATCGACGCGATCAGGGCGCTCGCTCGGGAGTCGACGGCGGCCTCGTACGGTCACGCTCTGTCGGAGTCGGTGATTCACGAGGCGGTGGGGTCGTGGTACGCGCCGGCGGACATGGCCGAGGAGATGAGCGACGACGACGCCGTCTACATCGTCGCCGACGACGACGGCGAGATCGTGGGCTACGTCCAGAGCTACTACGTCGAACGACGCGACCCGGTGGGCGAGATCGACTGGCTCCACGTCGCCCCCGACGCGCGTGGCCGTGGCGTCGGGCGCGACCTGCTCACCCGGTGTGAGCGGGAACTGCGGGGCCGCGGCGTCGAGCGCCTGGAGGGGCGTGTCCTGACTGCCAACGAGACGGGCGCGGAGTTCTACGAGGACGAGGGGTTCACCGTCGCCGGCGAGCGCGACGTCGACATCGGCGGGGAGTCGTTCACGGAACGGTTCTACTCGAAGTTCGTCGACGACACGGGCGAACAGCTCCTGACGGAGGCGCGGACGGACGCGGACGGCCGCCGGATCTACGTCGCCTTAGACGAGGCAGAGCGGGGTGGGAAGGCACCCTTCTACGTCACGTACGACGACCGCGAGCGGACGGACCGCCGTGGGTTCCTCTGTGGCGCCTGTGACAGCGTCGTCGACACGATGGACGCGATGGGGCGCGTGGCGTGTTCCTGTGGCAACCGGC belongs to Halobaculum sp. MBLA0143 and includes:
- a CDS encoding GNAT family N-acetyltransferase, with amino-acid sequence MQIRTAAEDDIDAIRALARESTAASYGHALSESVIHEAVGSWYAPADMAEEMSDDDAVYIVADDDGEIVGYVQSYYVERRDPVGEIDWLHVAPDARGRGVGRDLLTRCERELRGRGVERLEGRVLTANETGAEFYEDEGFTVAGERDVDIGGESFTERFYSKFVDDTGEQLLTEARTDADGRRIYVALDEAERGGKAPFYVTYDDRERTDRRGFLCGACDSVVDTMDAMGRVACSCGNRRKATRWDAAYL